One genomic region from Streptomyces sp. NBC_01304 encodes:
- a CDS encoding TetR/AcrR family transcriptional regulator, which translates to MSRADANRRRILDVALAELLRDPDASMDQIARAAGVVRRTVYGHFPSREILVGALVDDAVEAVAAAHGTDRATSPDPAATLARDTLAVWRIADRYRLLVSMAQRSVTMEGIRTRLAPVRKECAELLQRGLDQGAFSSPLPPEALAYVHEQVLFGLLEAVNDGVLPSEEAGRSAAVTCLTAAGVPASRAVELVAAVDAAPAP; encoded by the coding sequence ATGAGCCGAGCCGACGCCAACCGCCGCCGCATCCTCGATGTCGCCCTCGCGGAGCTGCTGCGCGACCCGGACGCATCGATGGACCAGATCGCACGGGCGGCCGGGGTGGTCCGGCGCACCGTCTACGGCCACTTCCCCAGCCGCGAGATCCTGGTCGGCGCCCTGGTCGACGACGCGGTGGAAGCGGTCGCCGCGGCGCACGGCACGGACCGCGCGACCTCCCCCGACCCGGCGGCGACCCTGGCCCGCGACACCCTCGCGGTCTGGCGGATCGCGGACCGCTACCGGCTGCTTGTCTCGATGGCCCAGCGCAGCGTCACCATGGAGGGCATCCGCACCCGCCTCGCCCCGGTCCGCAAGGAGTGCGCCGAGCTGCTCCAACGCGGCCTGGACCAGGGCGCGTTCAGCTCACCGCTGCCGCCCGAGGCATTGGCGTACGTCCATGAGCAGGTGCTCTTCGGCCTCCTGGAGGCGGTGAACGACGGCGTCCTGCCCAGCGAAGAGGCGGGCCGCTCGGCCGCGGTCACCTGTCTGACCGCGGCGGGCGTACCCGCCTCGCGCGCCGTGGAACTGGTCGCCGCCGTCGACGCGGCACCGGCCCCGTAA
- a CDS encoding DoxX family protein — protein sequence MFIAYAAVGTLLALVLSASAFLTFTRNDGITESMAKVGVPDSWLPRLATLKTAGAIGLLVGLAVAPIGVAAAIGVVLYFVGAVVTHVRAKNYEMAPAVVLALIAAAVLVLRLVSA from the coding sequence ATGTTCATCGCCTACGCCGCCGTCGGCACCCTGCTCGCGCTCGTCCTGTCCGCATCGGCCTTCCTGACCTTCACCAGGAACGACGGAATCACCGAGTCCATGGCCAAGGTGGGCGTGCCCGACTCCTGGCTGCCGCGCCTGGCCACGCTCAAGACGGCGGGGGCGATAGGCCTACTTGTGGGCCTCGCGGTGGCGCCGATCGGCGTCGCGGCCGCGATCGGCGTCGTCCTCTACTTCGTGGGCGCGGTCGTCACCCATGTCCGGGCGAAGAACTACGAGATGGCGCCGGCGGTCGTGCTGGCCCTGATCGCGGCGGCCGTGCTGGTGCTCAGGCTGGTCTCGGCCTGA
- a CDS encoding MarR family winged helix-turn-helix transcriptional regulator — MAAKDEGTPDASAKDRLGFLLAYHGSSTETLIRRALATTGLAPRHAMTLIQLAEGPVTQKALIETLEVDPSVLVSLLNDLEGDGLVSRRRDPADRRRHIVEITPEGTARLEKSGTALDTVERELFADLSERDLTALRRILGKLRTAPEDFSCTEA; from the coding sequence ATGGCAGCAAAGGACGAAGGCACCCCGGACGCGTCCGCGAAGGACCGTCTCGGCTTCCTGCTCGCGTACCACGGCAGCAGCACCGAGACCCTGATCCGCCGGGCGCTCGCCACGACCGGACTGGCGCCCCGGCATGCGATGACGCTGATCCAGCTCGCCGAGGGCCCGGTCACCCAGAAGGCGCTCATCGAGACCCTCGAGGTCGACCCGAGCGTGCTCGTCTCGCTGCTCAACGACCTGGAGGGCGACGGCCTGGTGAGCCGCCGCCGCGACCCCGCCGACCGGCGCCGGCACATCGTGGAGATCACGCCCGAAGGCACGGCTCGGCTCGAGAAGTCGGGCACGGCGCTCGACACGGTGGAGCGCGAACTGTTCGCCGACCTCTCCGAGCGGGACCTCACCGCGCTGCGCAGGATCCTCGGCAAGCTGCGTACGGCGCCGGAGGACTTCAGCTGTACGGAGGCGTGA
- a CDS encoding cation:dicarboxylate symporter family transporter, translating to MPTQTSRRAAVAASTPEPAPAVSKETRRDRTHYLYIAVIVAVVLGISVGLIAPDFAVELKPIGTGFVNLIKMMISPIIFCTIVLGIGSVRKAAKVGAVGGIALVYFTVMSLVALGIGLVVGNILDPGTGLAVTDAVKDVGHAQVDAEAKNTTEFLLGIIPMTFVSAFTSGEVLQTLLIALLAGFALQAMGAAGAPVLRGVEHIQRLVFRVLAMVMWAAPVGAFGAMAAVVGSAGADVLKDLAILMLGFYTTCFLFVFIVLGTLLRVVAGLNILTLFRYLSREFLLILSTSSSESALPRVIAKMEHMGVSKPVVGITIPTGYSFNLDGTMIYMTMASLFIADAMGTPMSIGEQIPLLLFLFVASKGAAGVTGAGLATLAGGLQSHKPALVDGIGLIVGIDRFMSEARALTNFAGNAVATVLIGTWTKEIDKERVGQVLAGKLPFDEKTLLDEHAPDGSADVPPQGGAKEPAGV from the coding sequence ATGCCGACGCAGACGTCAAGGAGGGCAGCCGTGGCCGCCAGCACCCCCGAACCGGCACCCGCAGTCAGTAAAGAAACCAGACGGGACCGCACCCACTACCTGTACATCGCGGTGATCGTCGCAGTCGTCCTCGGTATCTCGGTGGGCCTGATCGCCCCCGACTTCGCGGTCGAGCTGAAGCCCATCGGCACCGGCTTCGTGAACCTGATCAAGATGATGATCTCGCCCATCATCTTCTGCACGATCGTGCTCGGCATCGGCTCGGTGCGGAAGGCCGCCAAGGTCGGTGCCGTCGGCGGTATCGCCCTGGTCTACTTCACGGTCATGTCGCTGGTCGCGCTCGGCATCGGCCTGGTCGTCGGCAACATCCTGGATCCGGGCACGGGCCTCGCGGTGACCGACGCGGTCAAGGACGTCGGCCATGCGCAGGTCGACGCGGAGGCCAAGAACACCACCGAGTTCCTGCTCGGCATCATCCCGATGACGTTCGTCTCCGCCTTCACCTCGGGCGAGGTGCTGCAGACGCTGCTCATCGCCCTGCTCGCGGGCTTCGCGCTGCAGGCCATGGGAGCGGCCGGAGCGCCGGTCCTGCGCGGTGTCGAGCACATCCAGCGCCTGGTCTTCCGCGTCCTCGCCATGGTGATGTGGGCCGCGCCGGTCGGTGCCTTCGGAGCGATGGCCGCCGTCGTGGGCTCCGCGGGCGCGGACGTCCTCAAGGACCTCGCCATCCTGATGCTCGGCTTCTACACCACCTGTTTCCTGTTCGTCTTCATCGTCCTCGGCACGCTGCTGCGGGTGGTCGCGGGGCTGAACATCCTCACGCTCTTCAGGTACCTGAGCCGCGAGTTCCTGCTGATCCTGTCCACCTCGTCGTCCGAGTCGGCGCTGCCGCGGGTCATCGCGAAGATGGAGCACATGGGCGTCAGCAAGCCGGTGGTCGGCATCACGATCCCGACCGGCTACTCCTTCAACCTCGACGGCACCATGATCTACATGACCATGGCGTCGCTGTTCATCGCCGACGCCATGGGTACGCCGATGTCGATCGGCGAGCAGATCCCGCTGCTGCTCTTCCTGTTCGTCGCCTCGAAGGGCGCGGCGGGCGTGACCGGTGCGGGTCTCGCGACCCTGGCCGGCGGCCTCCAGTCGCACAAGCCCGCCCTGGTGGACGGCATCGGCCTGATCGTCGGCATCGACCGCTTCATGAGCGAGGCGCGCGCGCTCACCAACTTCGCGGGCAACGCCGTGGCCACGGTCCTGATCGGCACCTGGACGAAGGAGATCGACAAGGAGCGGGTCGGCCAAGTCCTCGCGGGCAAGCTGCCGTTCGACGAGAAGACGCTGCTCGACGAGCACGCTCCGGACGGGTCCGCCGACGTGCCGCCGCAGGGTGGCGCGAAGGAGCCGGCCGGAGTCTGA